The DNA sequence tgaactccaaacacatgtgcactttgtgcatttggggaatcgaacttgggtcattaagctttgcaggcaagcaccttgactgctaagctatctctccagctccttttttttttttttttttttttttttttttaaccaaggtagggtttcactgtagctcagggtgacctggaattcactatgtagtctcagggtggcctcgaactcatggtgatcctcctacctctacctccccagtgctgggattaaaggcgtgcaccaccaagcctggctctagctcctattttttgtttttttgaggtagggttccactctagtccaggctgacctggaattcactatatagtctcagacttgtcttgaactcagcaatcttccttcctctgcctcctgagtgctgggattaaaggtgtgcatcaccatgcctggctttgttttttgtttgtttatttttaaggagaaagtcacacagagagaatgggtacaccagggcctgtagacactgcaaatgaattccagatgcatgtgccactgtgtgtttctggctttaggtgagaactggggaatcgaacctgggtcctgggggaaacaaacctgggtgattaggcttttcaggcaagtgccttaaccgctgagctatctccccagcactcatTAGCTTTTAAGGTAGTTAATTTGATTATTAACATTAACATTGACTCCatagaaataaagcagaaaactTAAATCTTAAAGACACAGATATCAACGTGATCAACAAAAAGATTTTAGGCAGGTCTAGCAGGCACCAACAGTTTGATCTTAAAATGACCATTTTTTCCTCCTTTGTTTAAATTGGACAAGATGGACTCAGGtccagctccccagtacccacataaaccagaagcacaaggtggcacctgtgtctggagttctttagcagtggctggaggccctggcgcacccactcactctctgtgcctctgtctctcaatacataaataaagtatttaaatcgGGCAAGACAAAAGCCTTaaagaatctatttttaaaaaacaaacagaagcagaCAAGTCTATATCTTACTGTCACAattgtaaattaaaatttatctttcaagctgggcgtggtggtgcacccctttaatccacgtactcaggaggcagagataggaagatcgctgtgagttcaaggccagccggagactacatagtgaattccaggtcaacctgggccatagtaagaccctaccttgaaaacaacaacaaaatctttcaaagccaggcatggtagcacatacctttaatcccagcacctggaggcaaagaggtaggaggaccaccatgagttcaaggccaccctgagactacatagtgaattccagatcagcttgggctagagtgagaccctacctcaacccccccccccaaaaaaaagagttagggggctggagagatagcttagtggttaagttgcttgcctgcgaagcctgagaacccatattcaactctccaggttccatgtaagccagacatacaaggtaatGTAAgctcacaaggttgcacatgtgcacaaggtgacacacacatctggaatttgtatacagtagctggaggccctggcatgccaattctctctctcttttactctctctccctctcattaaaaaaaaagtctggccgggcgtggtggcgcacgcctttaatcccagcactcaggaggcgaaggtaggaggatcactgagagttcaaggccaccctgaggctacagagttaattccaggtcagcctggaccaaagtgagaccctacctcgaaaaaccaaaaaaaaaaaaaaaaaaaaaaaagtctgttggacttgcatcaaaaaaaaagcattagTATATTAAAGATGGTGAAGTTGTATtctaaaatcataaaaaatattttcaatgaagaaactattttaaaaaagaatgattttcATATATAACCCCTAAGATTAAAGGATCAAAGTGTCGGAGGGGGAAATTGAGACAGGATAGAAAGATAGGGAAAATTGTAATGGCATGGGAAGAAGGGCATAGGTTCTGTTTCTGACCAGCTTGTACTGctgaggaaaaaataggggactTCAGATTTCAAACACTAGTGATAGAGGTCAAATGGCCACTAATACACTGTTTTCCATCAGGCTTTTGCTGAGACAAATGATACCTGTTAGGCTGAAGTAAGCTGtcactttaaatcttttttttttttttaagtcacataAAGTTTAATCAGTCAAGttaatgaaaatatcaaaaaattttAGTTAGTGTATGGCATCAGAAATTTAACTTTTGTTGAAATAATACAGTATTTAGTGTTTCCATATTGACAAGCTATGCTGCAGAAAGCGCAATGGCATTAAATCTTAATTCGTCAGGGTCACGTTCCATAAACTTCTTGCAAACTTCTATGGCATCCTCTAACAAAGTTTCGTCACTAGTTTTCCCATGGTTAATGGGAAACGGTTTCCGTCCATCTAATTCATAGAGATGCCCATCTACATGAACTAATGCAATAAAATGAAGGTCTACTTTTTCATCTATACTTGGTGCCTCAGTCTGACCTTCGTGGGCACTGGTCTCATGAGTAACTCGAATAGAGTCATAGTTCTCCAGGTATCTGGCTCGTTCTTCAGGGCTCATTGACACAGACTCCTCCAGGAACTTTTTCAAGGTGGATCCAGATTCAAAATGCATCTTGTCTTGATTATTGGTGATGGCGTGGATCAGGCCAATGGTCCCACAGGCATTGCTGATTGTTTGCTTCATGAAATATACTGATGATGTAACATCTTGgccctgagattttattttttcttcctcttctgttctGAAGacttcatacttttctgtaataGGGAAGAGAAGTAACACTGCACACACTGGTCTTGGTACCATGCTAAGAAGTTCAGGATCCAttccatatacatcaacaaacTGCCAGTTAGGATGCAGACCTAATTGTTTGAGAAACTGGTTGGTGACCTCGGGGTTGGCCTCCAGCGGCAGCCAGCGCTGACCCTCCATGGCCGCTGCGCCCGGCCCCGCTCCAGCCCTGACAGCCGCCGCcgcctaaatctttttttttttaaatatattttatttatttacttgagagacagaaagagggagagagagagagagagagagagagagagagagagaaggagggagagaatgggcatgcctgggcctccagctgctgcaaatgaaatccagatgcatgtgtcccctcatGCATTTGTCTTagcaggtcctggagaatcgaaccaggatcctttggctttgcaggcaaacgccttgaccactaagccatctctccagcctctcacttTAAATCTTTAGCACTCCTCCTTCAATCCTAGGTCTGAAACAATACCCACCCACTCCCATAAGCTTTGCTTGCTAAGAGAGATTCTTAAAATGTTAGCTGTGTTACAACAATTACATTCTTTGAACAATGCTGGAGAAAAGGATGGGGCGGTTCCTTAGCAACCTTTAGAGATGCAACTTGAGAGTCACCAACTGGAATAAATAACTAATGCTCACACACGTGACAACGCCGCTCCTAAGGAGCCAGTACTCACCCTCGGGTACTTGTGATTTTTCCCTCAGTGACTAAGCCTGGAGAAGCCCACATCTATGCTTGGGCCTGTTCTATCACatgtgcttttctctttctctatccttgaacatctttctactttttataaatgtcgaaatttttattgacaacttccagaattgaaaacaatatcccatggtaattccctccctctcccccacttcccctttgaaactccactctccatcatctacattttattttattttattttattttattttattttattttattttattttattttattttattttattttattttattttatttgctgctgttgttgtttttcgaggtagggtcttgctctagcccaggctgacctggaattcactatgtagtctcaggctggccttgaactcacaacgatccttctacctctgcctctcaagtgctgggattaaaggcatgcgccaccacgcctggcttcttttctctactttttaaTAAAGTCTCCAAtattgtttcaccaattgtctcttcctagaattcattctagCTTTTAAACCATGAGTCCTGGGTTTTTCTGTCTGGGTAAAGGTCTCTAAAAGGGAACACTCCGGGCTACTGAGAGATGGACAGAGGGATCGGGGTGAGTTACTAGGACCGCACCCTCGAGCAGGCTCACTCTGTCCTCTGGCTCATCAGCTCTTCAATCCTGTCCAGCCAGGAGATAACTCCAATTCTTGGTAAGTTTGTGGGGCTCAGATAAGGTGACCTGTTCAGGGTCACATCTGTATCTAGAAGCATGATAAGTCCCAAAACTCAGTCCCGAGAGCAGCGGGGTTCGCAGAAGTCCATCAGAACTTTGAACTCTCTGAGGCCTTGCCCCCTTCACAAAATGGTACCATGGTGAGAGGAAATGATTCTAAGAGTTAGAGCTGGAGGTGGAATCAAAGGCCTAGATCTGTTAAGCACATACTCCAGTCTCGCCCCCCCCACCCggccattaaatttttttatttatttttattttagagagagcaagaaaaagagtgacagaaggagagagagaattgatgcaccagggtctcagccctgcatttgaactccatatgcttgcaccatctagtgagcatgtgtgaccttgcaattgcgttacctttgtgtgtctggcttgcatgggatatggagagttggatcttggtccttaggcttcgcaagcaccttacctgctaagccattctctccagccccatttacccCTTTTAAATTCCCTGCCGTAGCCACTGTGTTGGGGTTGGAATCTCCCTGGGAGCCCTGTCCAGTTCATACCCACCTCAAGGACTCTGGTAAAACACAGCATGCGATCTGTGGATTTGCTGCCATTGACAGAAGCATCCAGAACACGGTTggccaaaaaatttttaattgtctTAAAGGAAGCCGGGAATGTGGAGTGTTCTTGGGAATGTGTTGCCTTACCATTTTGCCTGTCTTCTTTTCAAGGTTAAGCtgtcactgtgatgccatgcttCCCTTGGGATTGCCTGTGAGCCTGTGGTCCTCTTAAGCTGGAAAAACAAACATGCTCATCAAAATGAAATGGAGCAGGAAGTTTAGGTAGGAAGACTGGGGAAGCCAGAGGAAGTTGGGGGAGCCAGGAAATCTGTTCGTGCAGGAAGCTTGTGTTGGGGCTCAGGACCAGAATCTCAAATGTGAGTGCAGGAGATTAAAATATCCCACTGCAAATCAGTCCTCTTTGGCATATGTCGAGCTGGTTATTTTGAGAGCCTGTAGACTCAGGAATAGCTCTGAAAACTGCCCTTTGAAAGAGAAATCTACAGTATATGAAGGAAAGCACAGTGGTAAAAAGCATGTGCGTAGGGAGGAAGGtggctccctcccccccccaaaaaaagagtggGTTCTTGAGCTCAGAAAGGCCCCTGGCTAGGGGTGGTTACGCTTGACTTTCTTGTCCTTCCTCTCCAAGTAGAATGACATATGTGCACGGCATGCCAAGGACTGTTCTCTGTGCGGAGCATCTGTCCAAGCGAGCAAGAGTTCCAGGCCTTTCTTGTGTGACTGGTTTATTTCATTTGGCATAATATCCTTAAATGGCTGCCAGGTGCCATGTGACAGGCCTTTCTTCTTCCTGAAGACTGGATAGTATTTTACTGCACTTGTATACATTTCTTTGCCCCTCCATCCCTTGGTGGACGCTTGGATCGCTTTGACTTCTTAGCTAACGTAAGTAATGCCGCAGTAGACACGGCTATGTAAATATTTCTCTGATATCCTGATATCTAACCAGTTGGATCATGTGATGGTTCACTTTTAGCCTTTTGAGGTGTCTCCTACCGCTGTCTATAGCGCTGTGTCATTTTACGTCCCCACTAACTGCAAGGCAACTCATGTCACATCTGCCACCTACTCAGTGACAGTCGTTTAATGTTTatgctgtattttatttcatttacttcttctttttttttttttatttgttgaggtagggtctcactctggctctggctgacctgaaattcactatgtagtctcagggtggcctcgaactcctggtgatcctcctgcctgtgcctcccgagggctgggatggaaggtgtgtgccaccacgcctggctcatttacTTCTTATGTTGGATTACTGTTGTTTAAAACTTTTGTCTGTATTGAAGCCACAAATTCTGGGTTTGTCTGAGTTGAGGTCCCTAAAATAGTAAGGGAACGCCTCAGGCTGCTGAGGATGACACTGTAGGACTGTGTCTCTGTCCTCCCGCTGCTGACATCTATTTATTTCATTCTTCATAGGTAAATAAGTATATCTGTTACTTCTGCTAAAGAAAGCCCCTCTAGCTAGCTTCGTATGGAGAAGTTCCAAGACCTTGTCTTTTGCCTTGTCTGTCTGTGAGTATTTCTGTTTTGAAACAATCCCCTCGGGATGGGCAGGTCCGTGGTTTTCAGAGCCATTTATGAATGAATAATTgaagagttgattttttttttctttgatgtagggtctcactctagtccaggctgacctggactcactctgtagtcctaggctgcccttgaactcacagtgatccttctacctcttcctccaaagtgctgggattaaaggcctgcactaccacacctggcaatgttacttttttttttgtttgttttgtttttttcaaggtagggtcttactctggtccaggctgacctggaattaactatggagtctcagggtggccttgaactcacaacaatcctcctaccgctgcctcctgaatgctgggattaaaggctgcgccaccaccacgcccccccccctttttttttacaaggataatgctcttgtttttttttttttttttttaaatgagagagagggagagaaagagggggagaattggcacaccagggcctccagccactgcagttgaactccagactcacgtgccatcttgtgcacatgagtgaccatgtgtgcatgcaacaccctgtgtgtctggcttacatgggttctggggagtcaaacccaagtccttaggcttcacaggccttaacatgctaagccatctctccagccccaatgttaaTTTTTTAAGGGACACTGTTCACCCCACTACAGGCCATCTCTTGTATGCAGACGCTATGGCTTTATGGTGGTTCCGCTGCTAAAGCCTTTGACTTTGGAAACATCTCATAGCTGCTTTGATCTTAGTTTCCTCACTAAGTGAAGGATAGAACCTCTGTGGATTGTGTCTCACTTATTaagccttcatttatttatttttgccttttaaaaatgtctGTGTGATGACAAAATCTATTATTTGGTTATAGTGCATGTCTTGGGAATTAGTCTTATTATTGTTAAATATCAATAAGtgaaataaagctgggcgtggtggtgcacgcctctaaccccagcacttggagacagaggtaggaagatcgctgagagtttgaggccaccttgagactacatagtgaattccaggtcagcctgagccagagtgaaaccctacttcaaaaaaacaaaacaaaaaaaagaagtgaaataatGTCAGTTTCTACTACTAACATTAAAATTGTATAAAATTAGATACCCAGcaaaaaatgtatgttttatttttatttttcataaataatttcgtttatttatttatttgtgagcaacagagggagaaagaggcagagagagaaagagagagagaatgggcacacaagggcctctgactactgcaaacgaactccagacgtgtgtgccctcttgtgcatctggctaatgtgggtcctggggaatcgagccttgaaccagggtccttttggcttcataggcaagcgcttaaccgctaagccatctctccagctcccaaaatgtatgttttataatttttttattaagcatACTCAATTATTTTAGGCCTAGAAAATTAAAGAACCTTTGTAGGAAATGAAATGTTGTTATCCCTGCATGAGGAATGTGAAATGCCTTCTGTCTTGTCATGACAAAATGATAACAATCATGGGGGAAAAAGgtctgtgtggggctggagagatggcttagtggttaaggtagttgcttgaaaagcctaaggacccatgtttgactctccagattccatgtttgccaggtgcacaaaggtgaggcaaccgcaaggtcacacatgcccactgggtggcgcaatcatctggagttctattgcagtggctgaggccctagtgcgccaaatctttcttgctcactctatctaaaatttaaaaaaaaaaaaatcttaatgtgTGTGCagaatgtgtggtgtgtgtatatgtggtgtatgcagatgcatgtatacacacatgtggaggttggAGGTGGATGTCAagtgtcctcctctgtctctgGCTTAGGGGTTaggacgtttgcctgcaaagcctaaggacccaggttctgtttccccaggtcccatgtatgccagatgcacaaggtgatgcatgtttccggagttcatttgcagtggctggaatccttggcatgcccattctctatctccctctttgtctctctccctccctctctttctctctctcataaataaataactttttttttttttaaagaaaagacataGTGGAACAGAGCTGCTCACTTCAGGGTTGTTggggagcagagagaagagaatgttTGTACTAAGGGgacttcttcctcccctcctttctcttccttcacctcctctcctccttcttccccagtTTGATTCATGCAGGTACCCGGATGCGGGCTGGCTCTTCCCTCTTGTCTCTGAGAATGCCCTCACCAGACATTTCTCGATCTAGTCAAGATCACAACCAAGATTCATCATtctgtgaaaaaagaaaagaagtagtaCCTTCTCCAAAGATTTCAGAGGGCCTTAGGAACTCTAGCTAGACTGGATGTTACAGGCCTTCCTTTGTACAAGCCCATCAAGTAAAAACTGAGAGAAATGGTTGCTTTTTTAGGACTGAAACAGCAAAAACTCATAAAGCACCTATACACACACGTGGtgtttccacatgcacacacacacggctaCCCATTAAAATCCAGGGAAACACAGCCCAGACAAAGGAACAAGATGGATCTCCAGAAATCAATCCCAGCGGCTGGGGAGATTATTCaagagttcagcagttaaaggcatttgcttgcaaagcttgctgacctaggttcaattccccagccacccacataaagccaaatgctgaAGAGAGATTCTTTTGTAGTAGCAACAGAccctggcaacacacacacacacacacacacacacacacaccccactcatgtgtgtgtgtgcacaaataaataaaaatgaattaaaaactttAAGTCAATCCCAAAGAAATTATGACTCTATGAGCTAACTGACACACTACTCAAAATAATTGCCTTAAAGATATTCAGTGCTTTCTCAAAAGAATACAGATAGACAGCTAAATGAAATGGATGCATACACAGAATGAGAATATCAACAAAGAGGATGCAATAATTGAATGGGAGGGGAGAGACAGTACGGGGATTCAACTGAAGACCTGATCAAGTAGATAAGAGGACCAGCAAACTCAAACACAAGTACTTCCAAAGTATGTgttgaaagaagaagaaaaggggctggagggaatggcttagcagttaaggtgcatgcctatgaagcctaaggacccaggttcgattctccaggtcccacgtaagtcaggtgcacaaggaggcgcttatgtctgaaattcgtttgcagtggctggaggccctggcgcacccattctctctttctatctctctctatatcaaatatataataaataaaatagataactaaaatgttttaaagaagaagaaaaagatatgagATTGAAGAAAAGCAAGGAAGCTCAGGGGACACCATTACACTGACCAATATGCATGTGATGCGATTTCCAGAAGAGGATGAGAAAGACATGTAAGAGATCATCCCTGAAGAAATAAGTGAAATTGTCCCAAATATGACAAAAGAGATGGGCACTCAAATTCATGAAGTTCAAAGAACTCCATCCAGGATAATCCCAAGAGGCTGAGACTCAGACTCATTCTAATGAAAGGCTGAAAAGTCCAAAACAAAGAATGTTGAAAGCAGTGAGAGGAGTGATTCATCACGGGCAAGAGCTGagattaagctgggtgtggtggcacacgccttgaatccccagcacatgggaggcagaggtaggaggattgaggtgagtttgaggccagcctgagactacatagtgaattccagatctagagtgggctagagtgagaccctacctcaaaaaaaaaaaaaaaaaggtgggggagggactgATTAAATGACTTCTGAAGGTACTTTGTGATGGCAGTGAGAAAGGGACTGATCAAACGAGGCATGGCCCTCCTCAGTATCCACACAGCAGCCCAGGCCTGGGGTGGAAAAGGCAATATGTACATGAGTGAAATGTAGGGTTAGAGTGCATCAGAGCTCTGCAGAGCTGCTTACAGAGATGGCATTTGAGGCAAGACCAGGGGATGCCGGGAAGATCTGAACCTGGATCTGAACCTGAATGAATTGAGAAGTTAATATGATTCCAAATAG is a window from the Jaculus jaculus isolate mJacJac1 chromosome 12, mJacJac1.mat.Y.cur, whole genome shotgun sequence genome containing:
- the LOC123453734 gene encoding ubiquitin carboxyl-terminal hydrolase isozyme L3, whose product is MEGQRWLPLEANPEVTNQFLKQLGLHPNWQFVDVYGMDPELLSMVPRPVCAVLLLFPITEKYEVFRTEEEEKIKSQGQDVTSSVYFMKQTISNACGTIGLIHAITNNQDKMHFESGSTLKKFLEESVSMSPEERARYLENYDSIRVTHETSAHEGQTEAPSIDEKVDLHFIALVHVDGHLYELDGRKPFPINHGKTSDETLLEDAIEVCKKFMERDPDELRFNAIALSAA